The genomic interval TGAACTGGAAAATGTGCCATTCGAGTACCAGAAGGTTAATCGAAACAAGCAGCATGTGAACATAAACTCCTGCCATTCCACCGATGCAGATAATGCCTACAAACAAGAATGGTGCGAGCAAATGCATTTAAGAACCTTCAGTGAAAATAAACTGAACAATGGTTAGTCAACTGCTCTTACTGTCAGTTAGCAATAACAAATATTAACCTGCTCTTTATTTCAGAACTTAAACGAGATTTCGGACCATCTGTGAGTCGCTTTTCAACTGGGAAACTAATCCAAGTTGAAATGCCCAACGTGTGCCACTCTTCCAGTGCGAATTTCGTTGATTATTCAGCTCTTGCCAATGGTCAGTATCATTGGGACTGTTCCGACTGGGTTCGCAAAAGCCATAATCCCTTGCCAGATATAACCGAAGTTCCTGGAGCAGAAATAGCTGACTCGTCGAGCTTACACAGCAACGATAGCAACGAGTCTAAGTCGAAGAAAGCCTTTTTCGTGCACAGTAAGTATTGAATTTAAAACTTCTTTTCCCGACCAATAACTGATTTCACAACCAAAAGGGGAAGACGGAGATGTTGATCCGACGAGGGATATAGCCGCGTTGAATGAGGATATCGGATCGTTGTATTTGGACTCGGAGGCAGAGAGCTGCTTGGAGCCGTTTATGTTGCCGAGATCAAGTAATCAGCCACTTTCAAGACTGAGTTCTTTTAATAATATCGAGAATGAAGACTATAAATCAAATACAGGTAAAACACTTCGTTAATATGGtagaaaaaatgttaatagcatctaataaaatacaaaaaaaaaggaattgATTATCACTAAACGTTTTCATGCTTATGTATCATAACAAGCATGTTTATCTTATTGGTTGTTACAAAATCGCAgcttatttttcattttataattttaaataattttctttaaaacATATTGCACACAATTTCAAACTACTTAACAAACCTTCCTCTTATAAGTCATTCTGTTATGCCTTTGAACTTCCTAACAAATAACATCTTTGTATACTAACCTATTTAACTACTTCATTTCATGCAATCAGTGCCTTTACCGTCGAAAGTTAGTCATTCGTGTAAGTTTTGTATTCATTATAAGTAATAGTCAAATGGTTATTTATAAATTCAGGTCAATGCCTTAACAAACGTTCTATATTATACTGAACCTGTATTACATAAAATGTAACAAGAATCTTACTGAAAATTTCCATATCTGATCTATTCCACAGGCAAAGTATATTTAAGACATCCTGATTCGTATTTACCGACGATGCATTTTCCAAGTGAGACCGATGGGGAAAGCTCTATGACCGAGGGGCCGATTTCTAGGATGGAAATGAAAACCAGAAGGACGATAAGTGGTAAGCAAGGGAAATGCCTTTACATATCGTGCAACTATCACAATTCTCTCTAATTATGCAGAACATTCAGAGGAGGCATACCTATTTCCATGCACTGTCGGAGAAATTGGATCCAACAGCAACATTTCGGTTCGACTGTGTGAAATTGAAGATTCTGAGTTGGAGGAGTTTTTaccacaacaacaaacaaacaattaaatgaCATGCTTAAAATATAAGAACTACATTTTACACCaattatttcatttcgttAGATACTAttttccataggaaaaactttggttatatattttcaataaaaaaaaacacaaagaaCATCTGCACTTCCATGGTATCATTACTTTAATGCCAAGGTAAGTTTACACTTAcatgttataaataaaaatgcatatTAAAGTATGTTttaaacttatttatttatttctttttggTTGCCTTCGCCAACTTTTGAGCCATATACGATTTTCTCAGCTTTTGCAGCTTGTTCGCGCTGCCGAACCATTTATCGAACTTATCCATTATCTAAAAAGAATTTCAGTTTAATGATTTGGTACTAAACATTAAGCATATTAAGTAAGCAAGTATACCTTCTCATCTGGAGGGAAAATGGGAGGCTCATTCTTGCTCAGGAAATATTCAAGGAACTCGTTCGGATCCAATGCCTCATTCTTGAGTCGCATCCTACGGTCGATGTTCAAGGTCTCCTTTACGTTATCATCAATGTCGCCGGAGTTGTACGCCTGCAGGACGCGCGCCAGTGCGGAGTAGGCGTACTCCTTCATGTCATCTGGGGCGTTCTCGGTCATCAGTTCTAGCCACAGCAGGAAGCTAGTGCCGTAATCGCACTTCGGAATAAGCAGGACTTTTTGGAACGCTCGCTTGATGCCTCCATTGGCCGCCCAGGGCATGTTACTCGTGCCGACCAGTACAATTTTGTCATTTTTCTTCAATGGTTTCAAGATCTTGCTAGCTAATGAGGTGCCCAGCAGTTTGGGGTTAATGTCCACTGCCTCAGGCGGAACCTTTTTCCAAAACAGTCTATGCGCCTCCTCGATGTACATTATGGTGGGCTGAAAGGCCTTAGCCACTTTTAGAATAACATGCAGGAAGTACTTCAAGTCTTTGGCATATTTGTAGGTATTCTCGGGACTTAGGTTCATAAAAACAGCATCTGGAGTAGACAGAAGGTTTAAGTGTTCCGAAAAACAAGCACTTCAAAATGTTATACCTAGTTCGGATGCAATGATTTCACACAACAATCGTTTTCCGCTATTCAGAGGTCCAATTAGCAAAAGAGACTTCGGCTTCGGTACATCGAATTCGCCCATTCCCAGCATCGACTCTTGGATAACCATTTTAATGTCACCCTTTGCTGGACCCAATGTGCTGAATTTTAAGTCGatattagttttttttgttAGCCTTAGTAGCTTTCAGCAAGTAACTACATACGTTAAGCCATCTTCATCTCGAGTGTCGTCTGCCACAAAGTTGAAGTCCGTTATGAACTCATCAAAGTCCCTGTGACCAATTTCCTCTATTATGCCGGCATCTTTGAGCTCATTGTACAGGGATTCCAGTGTCCTATCGCCTGTCATGTCCTTGGgcttcttcttcctcttctccttcttcttcttaggATACTTCACCTTGAGAGCCTTGTACTTCTCATCGTTATCCTTCGCCAAGGCCTCCCGCAGCAACTCATACTCAACCCTGGAAATTGGAAAGTTACATTTTcattgtaaatgtaaatatatatattacctCATGTATTCGTCGACCAAGCCCCTCACTTCCTGATGAATCTTTGCCAGTTGCTCCTCTGTAACCCATTCCTTGATGGGGTCATGATTCTTGTTCAGATATTCATCGACATTTCTCCAGTCCTTGGAGTACCTCTTCATTGTCTCTTCAATGTTTTCTGCAATTGAAGAGAGTATTTGAAGACACTGGAAACATTGCCCATTGAGTCGAACTATCTACCAATTGCCTTGCTTGCAGTTAGCTCGTAGCCAATGTCGATGACTCCAGCGTCCCTCAATTTCTTCCGACGTTTAGCTTCCTTAATTTTCAGCTGTTTGAgcttttccttctttttcCTCTTCTCTTTCTTCTCCTTATCGCGAAGTTTCTTCAGCTCAGCTTTTGACAGTGGCTTTTTACCAAGGGATTCCTGAAATTCCATTGGGGTCATTGTTTCATCAATGACAACCAGTACCGTTCCTTGTTTCACAGGATCGGGGTAAGGATGAAAATTCCCAGTCGCGTCGTAGCTGTGAAGTACGAGTTATACGTTGCCGCTTTGCCTCAATGAAAAACAACTCACAATTCCTTGAACCATGCCCGGATATGATCGGATATGTCTTCCATCATCCATGGACTTCGGACTTGCAGCAGTCGGGTGCGCTCATCGTTGATCAAGTTGATGAAGTCCTCATCCAGCTTCTTCTTGAGCATCTCGTTCTTGTACATTTCCATAATAGAGTTTGCCTTCTGATTAGGTCGCTTCAGTTTCCTCATTTTCTTCATACCATACAGTTCCTCCCTGAACCGCTTCTT from Drosophila mauritiana strain mau12 chromosome 3L, ASM438214v1, whole genome shotgun sequence carries:
- the LOC117140702 gene encoding dynein regulatory complex protein 11, which translates into the protein MSFDLNHKFWVYTRKEIGQLIKKQNRLKKIEPPEEKAISYKIYAELYVLYVELVDKLSFIYHNTFQVQKRALVRVLVENATQQLMQLKEELKDLEMSEYVYIDKALIARKLTPRDLVVWRSPQFLYRRPLDIQNIIADNRLYMNDEEKEEKAAQDWVPISEAVKLIQAHERARRARVYKSNIKYDKKKFLKVHQRKKINYKFTFKPDQAMSIPVKRTIFSADFLKADESCENLIKKDDVADTAIDDEEALSAIRNNAACKIQSCWRGYKTRKIVKIKKRFREELYGMKKMRKLKRPNQKANSIMEMYKNEMLKKKLDEDFINLINDERTRLLQVRSPWMMEDISDHIRAWFKEFYDATGNFHPYPDPVKQGTVLVVIDETMTPMEFQESLGKKPLSKAELKKLRDKEKKEKRKKKEKLKQLKIKEAKRRKKLRDAGVIDIGYELTASKAIENIEETMKRYSKDWRNVDEYLNKNHDPIKEWVTEEQLAKIHQEVRGLVDEYMRVEYELLREALAKDNDEKYKALKVKYPKKKKEKRKKKPKDMTGDRTLESLYNELKDAGIIEEIGHRDFDEFITDFNFVADDTRDEDGLTTLGPAKGDIKMVIQESMLGMGEFDVPKPKSLLLIGPLNSGKRLLCEIIASELDAVFMNLSPENTYKYAKDLKYFLHVILKVAKAFQPTIMYIEEAHRLFWKKVPPEAVDINPKLLGTSLASKILKPLKKNDKIVLVGTSNMPWAANGGIKRAFQKVLLIPKCDYGTSFLLWLELMTENAPDDMKEYAYSALARVLQAYNSGDIDDNVKETLNIDRRMRLKNEALDPNEFLEYFLSKNEPPIFPPDEKIMDKFDKWFGSANKLQKLRKSYMAQKLAKATKKK